From the Homo sapiens chromosome 1, GRCh38.p14 Primary Assembly genome, one window contains:
- the PEAR1 gene encoding platelet endothelial aggregation receptor 1 isoform 2 (isoform 2 is encoded by transcript variant 3), protein MVCVGVVYRTVYRQVVKTDHRQRLQCCHGFYESRGFCVPLCAQECVHGRCVAPNQCQCVPGWRGDDCSSECAPGMWGPQCDKPCSCGNNSSCDPKSGVCSCPSGLQPPNCLQPCTPGYYGPACQFRCQCHGAPCDPQTGACFCPAERTGPSCDVSCSQGTSGFFCPSTHSCQNGGVFQTPQGSCSCPPGWMGTICSLPCPEGFHGPNCSQECRCHNGGLCDRFTGQCRCAPGYTGDRCREECPVGRFGQDCAETCDCAPDARCFPANGACLCEHGFTGDRCTDRLCPDGFYGLSCQAPCTCDREHSLSCHPMNGECSCLPGWAGLHCNESCPQDTHGPGCQEHCLCLHGGVCQATSGLCQCAPGYTGPHCASLCPPDTYGVNCSARCSCENAIACSPIDGECVCKEGWQRGNCSVPCPPGTWGFSCNASCQCAHEAVCSPQTGACTCTPGWHGAHCQLPCPKGQFGEGCASRCDCDHSDGCDPVHGRCQCQAGWMGARCHLSCPEGLWGVNCSNTCTCKNGGTCLPENGNCVCAPGFRGPSCQRSCQPGRYGKRCVPCKCANHSFCHPSNGTCYCLAGWTGPDCSQPCPPGHWGENCAQTCQCHHGGTCHPQDGSCICPLGWTGHHCLEGCPLGTFGANCSQPCQCGPGEKCHPETGACVCPPGHSGAPCRIGIQEPFTVMPTTPVAYNSLGAVIGIAVLGSLVVALVALFIGYRHWQKGKEHHHLAVAYSSGRLDGSEYVMPDVPPSYSHYYSNPSYHTLSQCSPNPPPPNKVPGPLFASLQNPERPGGAQGHDNHTTLPADWKHRREPPPGPLDRGSSRLDRSYSYSYSNGPGPFYNKGLISEEELGASVASLSSENPYATIRDLPSLPGGPRESSYMEMKGPPSGSPPRQPPQFWDSQRRRQPQPQRDSGTYEQPSPLIHDRDSVGSQPPLPPGLPPGHYDSPKNSHIPGHYDLPPVRHPPSPPLRRQDR, encoded by the exons ATGGTCTGTGTCGG GGTTGTATACCGGACCGTGTACCGTCAGGTGGTGAAGACGGACCACCGCCAGCGCCTGCAGTGCTGCCATGGCTTCTATGAGAGCAGGGGGTTCTGTGTCC CGCTCTGTGCCCAGGAGTGTGTCCATGGCCGTTGTGTGGCACCCAATCAGTGCCAATGTGTGCCAGGCTGGCGGGGCGACGACTGTTCCAGTG AGTGTGCCCCAGGAATGTGGGGGCCACAGTGTGACAAGCCCTGCAGCTGCGGCAACAACAGCTCGTGTGATCCCAAGAGTGGGGTATGTTCTTGCCCTTCTGGTCTGCAGCCCCCGAACTGCCTTCAGCCCTGTACCCCTGGCTACTATGGCCCTGCCTGCCAGTTCCGCTGCCAGTGCCATGGGGCACCCTGCGATCCCCAGACTGGAGCCTGCTTCTGCCCCGCAGAGAGAACTGGGCCCAG CTGTGACGTGTCCTGTTCCCAGGGCACTTCTGGCTTCTTCTGCCCCAGCACCCATTCTTGCCAAAATGGAGGTGTCTTCCAAACCCCACAGGGCTCCTGCAGCTGCCCCCCTGGCTGGATG GGCACCATctgctccctgccctgcccagagGGCTTTCACGGACCCAACTGCTCCCAGGAATGTCGCTGCCACAACGGCGGCCTCTGTGACCGATTCACTGGGCAGTGCCGCTGCGCTCCGGGTTACACTGGGGATCG GTGCCGGGAGGAGTGCCCGGTGGGCCGCTTTGGGCAGGACTGTGCTGAGACGTGCGACTGCGCCCCGGACGCCCGTTGCTTCCCGGCCAACGGCGCATGTCTGTGCGAACACGGCTTCACTGGGGACCGCTGCACGGATCGCCTCTGCCCCGACGGCTTCTACGGTCTCAGCTGCCAGGCCCCCTGCACCTGCGACCGGGAGCACAGCCTCAG CTGCCACCCGATGAACGGGGAGTGCTCCTGCCTGCCGGGCTGGGCGGGCCTCCACTGCAACGAGAGCTGCCCGCAGGACACGCATGGGCCAGGGTGCCAGGAGCACTGTCTCTGCCTGCACGGTGGCGTCTGCCAGGCTACCAGCGGCCTCTGTCAGTGCGCGCCGGGTTACACG GGCCCTCACTGTGCTAGTCTTTGTCCTCCTGACACCTACGGTGTCAACTGTTCTGCACGCTGCTCATGTGAAAATGCCATCGCCTGCTCACCCATCGACGGCGAGTGCGTCTGCAAGGAAG gtTGGCAGCGTGGTAACTGCTCTGTGCCCTGCCCACCCGGAACCTGGGGCTTCAGTTGCAATGCCAGCTGCCAGTGTGCCCATGAGGCAGTCTGCAGCCCCCAAACTGGAGCCTGTACCTGCACCCCTGGGTGGCATGGGGCCCACTGCCAGCTGCCCTGTCCG AAGGGGCAGTTTGGAGAAGGTTGTGCCAGTCGCTGTGACTGTGACCACTCTGATGGCTGTGACCCTGTTCATGGACGCTGTCAGTGCCAGGCTGGCTGGATGG GTGCCCGCTGCCACCTGTCCTGCCCTGAGGGCTTATGGGGAGTCAACTGTAGCAACACCTGCACCTGCAAGAATGGGGGCACCTGTCTCCCTGAGAATGGCAACTGCGTGTGTGCACCCGGATTCCGGGGCCCCTCCTGCCAGAGAT CCTGTCAGCCTGGCCGCTATGGCAAACGCTGTGTGCCCTGCAAGTGCGCTAACCACTCCTTCTGCCACCCCTCGAACGGGACCTGCTACTGCCTGGCTGGCTGGACAGGCCCCGACTGCTCCCAGC CATGCCCTCCAGGACACTGGGGAGAAAACTGTGCCCAGACCTGCCAATGTCACCATGGTGGGACCTGCCATCCCCAGGATGGGAGCTGTATCTGCCCCCTAGGCTGGACTGGACACCACTGCTTAGAAG GCTGCCCTCTGGGGACATTTGGTGCTAACTGCTCCCAGCCATGCCAGTGTGGTCCTGGAGAAAAGTGCCACCCAGAGACTGGGGCCTGTGTATGTCCCccagggcacagtggtgcaccTTGCAGGATTG GAATCCAGGAGCCCTTTACTGTGATGCCGACCACTCCAGTAGCGTATAACTCGCTGGGTGCAGTGATTGGCATTGCAGTGCTGGGGTCCCTTGTGGTAGCCCTGGTGGCACTGTTCATTGGCTATCGGCACTGGCAAAAAGGCAAGGAGCACCACCACCTGGCTGTGGCTTACAGCAGCGGGCGCCTGGACGGCTCCGAGTATGTCATGCCAG ATGTCCCTCCGAGCTACAGTCACTACTACTCCAACCCCAGCTACCACACCCTGTCGCAGTGCTCCCCAAACCCCCCACCCCCTAACAAG GTTCCAGGCCCGCTCTTTGccagcctgcagaaccctgagcGGCCAGGTGGGGCCCAAGGGCATGATAACCACACCACCCTGCCTGCTGACTGGAAGCACCGCCGGGAGCCCCCTCCAGGGCCTCTGGACAGGG ggaGCAGCCGCCTGGACCGAAGCTACAGCTATAGCTACAGCAATGGCCCAGGCCCATTCTACAATAAAG GGCTCATCTCTGAAGAGGAGCTCGGGGCCAGTGTGGCTTCCCTGAGCAGTGAGAACCCATATGCCACCATCCGGGACCTGCCCAGCTTGCCAGGGGGCCCCCGGGAGAGCAGCTACATGGAGATGAAAGGCCCTCCCTCAGGATCTCCCCCCAGGCAGCCTCCTCAGTTCTGGGACAGCCAGAGGCGGCGGCAACCCCAGCCACAGAGAGACAGTGGCACCTACGAGCAGCCCAGCCCCCTGATCCATG ACCGAGACTCTGTGGGCTCCCAGCCCCCTCTGCCTCCGGGCCTA
- the PEAR1 gene encoding platelet endothelial aggregation receptor 1 isoform X4 — protein MSPPLCPLLLLAVGLRLAGTLNPSDPNTCSFWERVVYRTVYRQVVKTDHRQRLQCCHGFYESRGFCVPLCAQECVHGRCVAPNQCQCVPGWRGDDCSSECAPGMWGPQCDKPCSCGNNSSCDPKSGVCSCPSGLQPPNCLQPCTPGYYGPACQFRCQCHGAPCDPQTGACFCPAERTGPSCDVSCSQGTSGFFCPSTHSCQNGGVFQTPQGSCSCPPGWMGTICSLPCPEGFHGPNCSQECRCHNGGLCDRFTGQCRCAPGYTGDRCREECPVGRFGQDCAETCDCAPDARCFPANGACLCEHGFTGDRCTDRLCPDGFYGLSCQAPCTCDREHSLSCHPMNGECSCLPGWAGLHCNESCPQDTHGPGCQEHCLCLHGGVCQATSGLCQCAPGYTGPHCASLCPPDTYGVNCSARCSCENAIACSPIDGECVCKEGWQRGNCSVPCPPGTWGFSCNASCQCAHEAVCSPQTGACTCTPGWHGAHCQLPCPKGQFGEGCASRCDCDHSDGCDPVHGRCQCQAGWMGARCHLSCPEGLWGVNCSNTCTCKNGGTCLPENGNCVCAPGFRGPSCQRSCQPGRYGKRCVPCKCANHSFCHPSNGTCYCLAGWTGPDCSQPCPPGHWGENCAQTCQCHHGGTCHPQDGSCICPLGWTGHHCLEGCPLGTFGANCSQPCQCGPGEKCHPETGACVCPPGHSGAPCRIGIQEPFTVMPTTPVAYNSLGAVIGIAVLGSLVVALVALFIGYRHWQKGKEHHHLAVAYSSGRLDGSEYVMPDVPPSYSHYYSNPSYHTLSQCSPNPPPPNKVPGPLFASLQNPERPGGAQGHDNHTTLPADWKHRREPPPGPLDRGSSRLDRSYSYSYSNGPGPFYNKGLISEEELGASVASLSSENPYATIRDLPSLPGGPRESSYMEMKGPPSGSPPRQPPQFWDSQRRRQPQPQRDSGTYEQPSPLIHDRDSVGSQPPLPPGLPPGHYDSPKNSHIPGHYDLPPVRHPPSPPLRRQDR, from the exons ATGTCACCGCCTCTGTGTCCCCTCCTTCTCCTGGCTGTGGGCCTGCGGCTGGCTGGAACTCTCAACCCCAGTGATCCCAATACCTGCAGCTTCTGGGAAAG GGTTGTATACCGGACCGTGTACCGTCAGGTGGTGAAGACGGACCACCGCCAGCGCCTGCAGTGCTGCCATGGCTTCTATGAGAGCAGGGGGTTCTGTGTCC CGCTCTGTGCCCAGGAGTGTGTCCATGGCCGTTGTGTGGCACCCAATCAGTGCCAATGTGTGCCAGGCTGGCGGGGCGACGACTGTTCCAGTG AGTGTGCCCCAGGAATGTGGGGGCCACAGTGTGACAAGCCCTGCAGCTGCGGCAACAACAGCTCGTGTGATCCCAAGAGTGGGGTATGTTCTTGCCCTTCTGGTCTGCAGCCCCCGAACTGCCTTCAGCCCTGTACCCCTGGCTACTATGGCCCTGCCTGCCAGTTCCGCTGCCAGTGCCATGGGGCACCCTGCGATCCCCAGACTGGAGCCTGCTTCTGCCCCGCAGAGAGAACTGGGCCCAG CTGTGACGTGTCCTGTTCCCAGGGCACTTCTGGCTTCTTCTGCCCCAGCACCCATTCTTGCCAAAATGGAGGTGTCTTCCAAACCCCACAGGGCTCCTGCAGCTGCCCCCCTGGCTGGATG GGCACCATctgctccctgccctgcccagagGGCTTTCACGGACCCAACTGCTCCCAGGAATGTCGCTGCCACAACGGCGGCCTCTGTGACCGATTCACTGGGCAGTGCCGCTGCGCTCCGGGTTACACTGGGGATCG GTGCCGGGAGGAGTGCCCGGTGGGCCGCTTTGGGCAGGACTGTGCTGAGACGTGCGACTGCGCCCCGGACGCCCGTTGCTTCCCGGCCAACGGCGCATGTCTGTGCGAACACGGCTTCACTGGGGACCGCTGCACGGATCGCCTCTGCCCCGACGGCTTCTACGGTCTCAGCTGCCAGGCCCCCTGCACCTGCGACCGGGAGCACAGCCTCAG CTGCCACCCGATGAACGGGGAGTGCTCCTGCCTGCCGGGCTGGGCGGGCCTCCACTGCAACGAGAGCTGCCCGCAGGACACGCATGGGCCAGGGTGCCAGGAGCACTGTCTCTGCCTGCACGGTGGCGTCTGCCAGGCTACCAGCGGCCTCTGTCAGTGCGCGCCGGGTTACACG GGCCCTCACTGTGCTAGTCTTTGTCCTCCTGACACCTACGGTGTCAACTGTTCTGCACGCTGCTCATGTGAAAATGCCATCGCCTGCTCACCCATCGACGGCGAGTGCGTCTGCAAGGAAG gtTGGCAGCGTGGTAACTGCTCTGTGCCCTGCCCACCCGGAACCTGGGGCTTCAGTTGCAATGCCAGCTGCCAGTGTGCCCATGAGGCAGTCTGCAGCCCCCAAACTGGAGCCTGTACCTGCACCCCTGGGTGGCATGGGGCCCACTGCCAGCTGCCCTGTCCG AAGGGGCAGTTTGGAGAAGGTTGTGCCAGTCGCTGTGACTGTGACCACTCTGATGGCTGTGACCCTGTTCATGGACGCTGTCAGTGCCAGGCTGGCTGGATGG GTGCCCGCTGCCACCTGTCCTGCCCTGAGGGCTTATGGGGAGTCAACTGTAGCAACACCTGCACCTGCAAGAATGGGGGCACCTGTCTCCCTGAGAATGGCAACTGCGTGTGTGCACCCGGATTCCGGGGCCCCTCCTGCCAGAGAT CCTGTCAGCCTGGCCGCTATGGCAAACGCTGTGTGCCCTGCAAGTGCGCTAACCACTCCTTCTGCCACCCCTCGAACGGGACCTGCTACTGCCTGGCTGGCTGGACAGGCCCCGACTGCTCCCAGC CATGCCCTCCAGGACACTGGGGAGAAAACTGTGCCCAGACCTGCCAATGTCACCATGGTGGGACCTGCCATCCCCAGGATGGGAGCTGTATCTGCCCCCTAGGCTGGACTGGACACCACTGCTTAGAAG GCTGCCCTCTGGGGACATTTGGTGCTAACTGCTCCCAGCCATGCCAGTGTGGTCCTGGAGAAAAGTGCCACCCAGAGACTGGGGCCTGTGTATGTCCCccagggcacagtggtgcaccTTGCAGGATTG GAATCCAGGAGCCCTTTACTGTGATGCCGACCACTCCAGTAGCGTATAACTCGCTGGGTGCAGTGATTGGCATTGCAGTGCTGGGGTCCCTTGTGGTAGCCCTGGTGGCACTGTTCATTGGCTATCGGCACTGGCAAAAAGGCAAGGAGCACCACCACCTGGCTGTGGCTTACAGCAGCGGGCGCCTGGACGGCTCCGAGTATGTCATGCCAG ATGTCCCTCCGAGCTACAGTCACTACTACTCCAACCCCAGCTACCACACCCTGTCGCAGTGCTCCCCAAACCCCCCACCCCCTAACAAG GTTCCAGGCCCGCTCTTTGccagcctgcagaaccctgagcGGCCAGGTGGGGCCCAAGGGCATGATAACCACACCACCCTGCCTGCTGACTGGAAGCACCGCCGGGAGCCCCCTCCAGGGCCTCTGGACAGGG ggaGCAGCCGCCTGGACCGAAGCTACAGCTATAGCTACAGCAATGGCCCAGGCCCATTCTACAATAAAG GGCTCATCTCTGAAGAGGAGCTCGGGGCCAGTGTGGCTTCCCTGAGCAGTGAGAACCCATATGCCACCATCCGGGACCTGCCCAGCTTGCCAGGGGGCCCCCGGGAGAGCAGCTACATGGAGATGAAAGGCCCTCCCTCAGGATCTCCCCCCAGGCAGCCTCCTCAGTTCTGGGACAGCCAGAGGCGGCGGCAACCCCAGCCACAGAGAGACAGTGGCACCTACGAGCAGCCCAGCCCCCTGATCCATG ACCGAGACTCTGTGGGCTCCCAGCCCCCTCTGCCTCCGGGCCTA
- the PEAR1 gene encoding platelet endothelial aggregation receptor 1 isoform X6, which yields MASMRAGGSVSRSVPRSVSMAVVWHPISANVCQAGGATTVPVPPNCLQPCTPGYYGPACQFRCQCHGAPCDPQTGACFCPAERTGPSCDVSCSQGTSGFFCPSTHSCQNGGVFQTPQGSCSCPPGWMGTICSLPCPEGFHGPNCSQECRCHNGGLCDRFTGQCRCAPGYTGDRCREECPVGRFGQDCAETCDCAPDARCFPANGACLCEHGFTGDRCTDRLCPDGFYGLSCQAPCTCDREHSLSCHPMNGECSCLPGWAGLHCNESCPQDTHGPGCQEHCLCLHGGVCQATSGLCQCAPGYTGPHCASLCPPDTYGVNCSARCSCENAIACSPIDGECVCKEGWQRGNCSVPCPPGTWGFSCNASCQCAHEAVCSPQTGACTCTPGWHGAHCQLPCPKGQFGEGCASRCDCDHSDGCDPVHGRCQCQAGWMGARCHLSCPEGLWGVNCSNTCTCKNGGTCLPENGNCVCAPGFRGPSCQRSCQPGRYGKRCVPCKCANHSFCHPSNGTCYCLAGWTGPDCSQPCPPGHWGENCAQTCQCHHGGTCHPQDGSCICPLGWTGHHCLEGCPLGTFGANCSQPCQCGPGEKCHPETGACVCPPGHSGAPCRIGIQEPFTVMPTTPVAYNSLGAVIGIAVLGSLVVALVALFIGYRHWQKGKEHHHLAVAYSSGRLDGSEYVMPDVPPSYSHYYSNPSYHTLSQCSPNPPPPNKVPGPLFASLQNPERPGGAQGHDNHTTLPADWKHRREPPPGPLDRGSSRLDRSYSYSYSNGPGPFYNKGLISEEELGASVASLSSENPYATIRDLPSLPGGPRESSYMEMKGPPSGSPPRQPPQFWDSQRRRQPQPQRDSGTYEQPSPLIHDRDSVGSQPPLPPGLPPGHYDSPKNSHIPGHYDLPPVRHPPSPPLRRQDR from the exons ATGGCTTCTATGAGAGCAGGGGGTTCTGTGTCC CGCTCTGTGCCCAGGAGTGTGTCCATGGCCGTTGTGTGGCACCCAATCAGTGCCAATGTGTGCCAGGCTGGCGGGGCGACGACTGTTCCAGTG CCCCCGAACTGCCTTCAGCCCTGTACCCCTGGCTACTATGGCCCTGCCTGCCAGTTCCGCTGCCAGTGCCATGGGGCACCCTGCGATCCCCAGACTGGAGCCTGCTTCTGCCCCGCAGAGAGAACTGGGCCCAG CTGTGACGTGTCCTGTTCCCAGGGCACTTCTGGCTTCTTCTGCCCCAGCACCCATTCTTGCCAAAATGGAGGTGTCTTCCAAACCCCACAGGGCTCCTGCAGCTGCCCCCCTGGCTGGATG GGCACCATctgctccctgccctgcccagagGGCTTTCACGGACCCAACTGCTCCCAGGAATGTCGCTGCCACAACGGCGGCCTCTGTGACCGATTCACTGGGCAGTGCCGCTGCGCTCCGGGTTACACTGGGGATCG GTGCCGGGAGGAGTGCCCGGTGGGCCGCTTTGGGCAGGACTGTGCTGAGACGTGCGACTGCGCCCCGGACGCCCGTTGCTTCCCGGCCAACGGCGCATGTCTGTGCGAACACGGCTTCACTGGGGACCGCTGCACGGATCGCCTCTGCCCCGACGGCTTCTACGGTCTCAGCTGCCAGGCCCCCTGCACCTGCGACCGGGAGCACAGCCTCAG CTGCCACCCGATGAACGGGGAGTGCTCCTGCCTGCCGGGCTGGGCGGGCCTCCACTGCAACGAGAGCTGCCCGCAGGACACGCATGGGCCAGGGTGCCAGGAGCACTGTCTCTGCCTGCACGGTGGCGTCTGCCAGGCTACCAGCGGCCTCTGTCAGTGCGCGCCGGGTTACACG GGCCCTCACTGTGCTAGTCTTTGTCCTCCTGACACCTACGGTGTCAACTGTTCTGCACGCTGCTCATGTGAAAATGCCATCGCCTGCTCACCCATCGACGGCGAGTGCGTCTGCAAGGAAG gtTGGCAGCGTGGTAACTGCTCTGTGCCCTGCCCACCCGGAACCTGGGGCTTCAGTTGCAATGCCAGCTGCCAGTGTGCCCATGAGGCAGTCTGCAGCCCCCAAACTGGAGCCTGTACCTGCACCCCTGGGTGGCATGGGGCCCACTGCCAGCTGCCCTGTCCG AAGGGGCAGTTTGGAGAAGGTTGTGCCAGTCGCTGTGACTGTGACCACTCTGATGGCTGTGACCCTGTTCATGGACGCTGTCAGTGCCAGGCTGGCTGGATGG GTGCCCGCTGCCACCTGTCCTGCCCTGAGGGCTTATGGGGAGTCAACTGTAGCAACACCTGCACCTGCAAGAATGGGGGCACCTGTCTCCCTGAGAATGGCAACTGCGTGTGTGCACCCGGATTCCGGGGCCCCTCCTGCCAGAGAT CCTGTCAGCCTGGCCGCTATGGCAAACGCTGTGTGCCCTGCAAGTGCGCTAACCACTCCTTCTGCCACCCCTCGAACGGGACCTGCTACTGCCTGGCTGGCTGGACAGGCCCCGACTGCTCCCAGC CATGCCCTCCAGGACACTGGGGAGAAAACTGTGCCCAGACCTGCCAATGTCACCATGGTGGGACCTGCCATCCCCAGGATGGGAGCTGTATCTGCCCCCTAGGCTGGACTGGACACCACTGCTTAGAAG GCTGCCCTCTGGGGACATTTGGTGCTAACTGCTCCCAGCCATGCCAGTGTGGTCCTGGAGAAAAGTGCCACCCAGAGACTGGGGCCTGTGTATGTCCCccagggcacagtggtgcaccTTGCAGGATTG GAATCCAGGAGCCCTTTACTGTGATGCCGACCACTCCAGTAGCGTATAACTCGCTGGGTGCAGTGATTGGCATTGCAGTGCTGGGGTCCCTTGTGGTAGCCCTGGTGGCACTGTTCATTGGCTATCGGCACTGGCAAAAAGGCAAGGAGCACCACCACCTGGCTGTGGCTTACAGCAGCGGGCGCCTGGACGGCTCCGAGTATGTCATGCCAG ATGTCCCTCCGAGCTACAGTCACTACTACTCCAACCCCAGCTACCACACCCTGTCGCAGTGCTCCCCAAACCCCCCACCCCCTAACAAG GTTCCAGGCCCGCTCTTTGccagcctgcagaaccctgagcGGCCAGGTGGGGCCCAAGGGCATGATAACCACACCACCCTGCCTGCTGACTGGAAGCACCGCCGGGAGCCCCCTCCAGGGCCTCTGGACAGGG ggaGCAGCCGCCTGGACCGAAGCTACAGCTATAGCTACAGCAATGGCCCAGGCCCATTCTACAATAAAG GGCTCATCTCTGAAGAGGAGCTCGGGGCCAGTGTGGCTTCCCTGAGCAGTGAGAACCCATATGCCACCATCCGGGACCTGCCCAGCTTGCCAGGGGGCCCCCGGGAGAGCAGCTACATGGAGATGAAAGGCCCTCCCTCAGGATCTCCCCCCAGGCAGCCTCCTCAGTTCTGGGACAGCCAGAGGCGGCGGCAACCCCAGCCACAGAGAGACAGTGGCACCTACGAGCAGCCCAGCCCCCTGATCCATG ACCGAGACTCTGTGGGCTCCCAGCCCCCTCTGCCTCCGGGCCTA